The sequence TATTTTAGCAATTATGAAAATATCCAAAATAAAGGTTTTTAAATACCCAAGCATAGCTTATATTGAATTTTTTAGGGGAACACCATTACTTATGCAAATTATGTTTGCTTATTATGCACTACCATATATAGGGATTAATTTATCTGGATTTTTTGCAGGTTTATTAGCTCTATCCTTAAATAGTGCAGCCTATATTGCTGAAATATTTAGAGCAGGTATTGAATCAATTGAAAGGGGTCAAATAGAAGCATCTCGTTCATTAGGAATGAACTTCTTTCAAACAATGTGGTATATTGTTTTACCACAAGCTTTCAGGAGAGTCACTCCACCCCTAACAAATGACTTCATTATTCTTCTTAAGGATTCATCTCTTTTATCTGTAATAGCTGTTGTTGAATTACTTAGGGCAGCAAAAGAAATAGCTACATGGAAAGTAAATCCCTCAACTTATACTGCTGCTGCTTTTATATACTTGCTAATTACATTACCCTTGTCTCAATTGGTACATTATTTAGAGAGGAGGTATAAGATAATTGATTAAGGTAGTAAACCTTCATAAAAAATTTGGAGATCTCCATGTCTTAAAAGGTATAAATTTAAAATTAAGAAAGAGTGAGGTCTTAGTAATAATAGGACCCAGTGGTTCAGGTAAAAGCACTTTTTTAAGATGTTTAAATCTACTTGAGGAAACTACTTCTGGAGAAATTTTCATTGAAGGTGTCGAAATAACTAAACCAGGTGTTGATATAAATAAGGTTAGACAGAAAATAGGTATAGTATTTCAACTTTTTAATCTATTTCCACATTTAACTGCTTTAGGTAATGTCAGTTTAGCTCCACAGAAAGTTTTAAAGATGAGTAAAAAAGATGCAGAACATTCAGCTAAAGAAATGTTAAATAAGGTTGGTCTTTCTGATAAAATCAATTCTTTTCCTGCTCAATTATCAGGTGGACAGAAACAGAGAGTTGCTATAGCTCGTGCACTCGCAATGAATCCAGATATAATGCTATTTGATGAGGTTACATCAGCACTTGATCCAGAACTTATTAAGGGAGTTTTAGATATAATGAAATCATTAGCACTTGGTGGAATGACAATGATTGTCGTAACTCATGAGATGGGATTTGCAGGAGAAGCTGGAGATAGAATGATATTTATGGATGAGGGGATTATTATGGAGGAAAATACTCCTGAGGAGATGTTTAAAAATCCCCGAAATCCGAGAACAAAGAAGTTTTTAGAAGCCATATTATAATAAATTTTAAAAAATAAGAAATAAGAGAAGCTTTGGACATAGTTTCTCCCTTCGTCTTACTCAATTCCCCTCCCTTTACGGGAGGGGGTAGGGGGAGGGTAAAATGTCTTCGAAACCATGTCGCAAAGCTATATATAAAACTTAAGTTTTAAAAAATGGAAAAATCTGTTTCAAACGATTTTAAAGAGTTATATAAGCTTTATTATGATAAAGCTGAATATGAAATGAATGAAATCTGTAGTGACATAAAAAGTTGTAACCTATGTTTTCCCGAGAATTCCAAGATTAAAGTGTTTGGTAGTGGTCATCCAATGGCAGATTTGTTTATAGTAAAATCCACTTTTACTAAAAGGGAAGGGGATAGCAATATAGCATTTTTTGGGAAAAGTGGAGATGCTATAAAAAAGTCGTGTGAAAAACTATACTATGATTACTCAAATCTTTATGGTACTGATGTAGTCAAATGCTTTGTAAGTGAAGAAATAAGAGAAAAATGCTTTAAAAATTGCTCAAAATTTTTAAAATTGGAAATTTTAGCTTGTCAACCAAAAATAATATTGTCAATGGGGGAGTTGGCTACAAGGGCACTAAATCTTATTAAAATGGAGGATGATGAGGAGATACAATTTCTTCCAGGAAATGTCTATAATCTTTGGCTTGAAATTAAAGTTTTGGTTACAAATGATCTTGTGAAATCATTTTATGATTTAGAAGTAAAGAGACAGGTTTGGAATGACATCCAAAAATTTTTTGAAATGGCTAAAAAAATAGAAACTCCAAAAGATTATTAAAGAAAAATAATCTTTTGGAGTTTGCTTTCTTTTATTTATTGATTATTTTTTACTCATTATTTAGATTTCAATTGTTAACCCTTTCCAGGACACGCGCTTTAATCCCTTCCATTCTTTCTATCTTTCTTTCATTATTGTCAATTGCTCTTTGAATAGCTAGCTGAGCTTCAGGAGGAACTTCGTCCTTAACTTTTATTAAAACCTCTTTTTGTGTATTAAAAATTCCTAAAATCATATCAAAAACTGTATCCAAAACTTCTATGGATTTTTTTTGGGGGGATATCTGTTGGTTTTTACCTTTTTCAGGTTTTCCTTTTTCTTCTTTATCTTCTAATGAATCTTTATCCTCTATCTGTTTACCCCAATTAGTCTTAGCAATGGCTCTCATAATCATTCCGTGAGTCTTACCTATAACTGATTCTAATTTATTAGTTATCTTGGCAATTATAGATACTATGGCTCCATGACTCGTTTTTCCACTTTGGTGTTCTTCTTCAACATTAATGGTTGGCTCTTCGCCATTTTCACTGAAGGAAAGAGTTGAGGTTATCTTATTCCAGTTCATTTTAAATATATTTTCCCCTTCATCCTCAACTGTTATAACATCATCAACATCTTGATCATTATTATCAGCTAGAGCAATGGGAATAACAGTACACATACTTATTATCCCAATAAGAATTAAAATTCCAATTTTTCTCATCATTTATTAATACCTCCCTTTTTTATACTAATTTTTTTAACAATAATAATTCTTTTGGAAGTTTTCATATAATAAAACACATTAAATATTAAAAAGATACGCAAATTTAAAAAATATTTTAATTAAAAAATTTTTTAGAAAATCTTTATTTAAGCTTTGTATAAGTCTATTAATGACTTGTTTTGAATAAATTATTGGATTTTAAAAACAAGCATTAAAATAATATTAATTATAATTAGACATTTATTTATTATTAAAATGTTCCATATATTTTTAAAGTTTTAGAAATATTAGCAAAAAATATTTTTAAACCTTTTTTAATAATAAGATAAAATATGAATAAAAGTGTTTTTGATTAGTTTAAAAAATACCTATACTTTTTTACTTTTGATAATTAAATCATAAACGCAATTCAATTCAACTGATAAGAGAGATTCTTCGCTAACGCTCAGAAAGACAAAAAGGTAAAATTACTTAAATTTGTTAAAATTATGATTATTTAGGAATAGATTAGAAAGAAAGCCAACGGCTTTAGTCGTTGGAGGTGTCACTATATGAATATAAGCAAAAGGATGATTTAATTTGATTCCTTTATATATTGATTTATATAAAAAAGGAGAACTTAAAAAAAGAATAGATGAAGCTTGGGCACTGCTAAAGTCGTGTGTTCTATGTCCACGAAATTGTAAAGTTAATAGGTTAATTGATGAAAAGGGGCTTTGTAATACAGGAAAAAGAGTAGTTGTTTCAAGTTATGGTCCTCACTTTGGAGAAGAATCACCTCTTGTTGGAAAAAGAGGCTCTGGAACTATTTTTATAACATGGTGCTGTATGAGATGTATATATTGTCAAAATTATTCTATAAGTCAATTAGGTGAGGGAACTGAGACAAGTAATGAGGATTTAGCAAAAATGATGTTATCTTTACAAAATCAGGGTTGTCATAATATAAACATAGTAACACCTACACATGTTGTACCACAAATATTATCTGCCTTGGAAATAGCAGTTGGAAAAGGGCTAAATATCCCTCTTGTTTATAACACAGGTGGTTATGATTCTGCAGAAACACTAAAAATACTTAATGGTATATTTGACATTTATATGCCGGATATGAAATATGGTGACAGGACAACTGCTGCAAAACTTTCTAAGATAAGTAATTATCCAAAAATTAATCAAGATGCTGTTTTAGAAATGCATAGACAAGTTGGAGATTTAGTTTTAGATGGTAATGGAATAGCTCAAAGAGGGCTACTTATAAGGCATTTAGTTTTACCGGATAATCTTGCAGGAACAGAAAAGGTTTTAGAATTTATTGCAAAAAAAATCTCAAAAAATACATACCTAAATATTATGGATCAGTATAATCCTCATCATAAAGCATTTAAAAAACCCCCATTAAATAAAAGAATCATAAGTAATGAATATAATTATGCCTTAAAATTGGCAAAAAAGTACGGTTTGAATAGATTAGATTCTAAAAAACCCATATCTTTCATTAGAATTTTTTAAGGATTTCTGAGGATATATTC is a genomic window of Actinomycetota bacterium containing:
- a CDS encoding amino acid ABC transporter permease; amino-acid sequence: MENLQKLIRYYFNYSVMKDALPFLLKGAVLTIKFSVIAEFFGVIFGLILAIMKISKIKVFKYPSIAYIEFFRGTPLLMQIMFAYYALPYIGINLSGFFAGLLALSLNSAAYIAEIFRAGIESIERGQIEASRSLGMNFFQTMWYIVLPQAFRRVTPPLTNDFIILLKDSSLLSVIAVVELLRAAKEIATWKVNPSTYTAAAFIYLLITLPLSQLVHYLERRYKIID
- a CDS encoding amino acid ABC transporter ATP-binding protein, which codes for MIKVVNLHKKFGDLHVLKGINLKLRKSEVLVIIGPSGSGKSTFLRCLNLLEETTSGEIFIEGVEITKPGVDINKVRQKIGIVFQLFNLFPHLTALGNVSLAPQKVLKMSKKDAEHSAKEMLNKVGLSDKINSFPAQLSGGQKQRVAIARALAMNPDIMLFDEVTSALDPELIKGVLDIMKSLALGGMTMIVVTHEMGFAGEAGDRMIFMDEGIIMEENTPEEMFKNPRNPRTKKFLEAIL
- a CDS encoding radical SAM protein, which produces MIPLYIDLYKKGELKKRIDEAWALLKSCVLCPRNCKVNRLIDEKGLCNTGKRVVVSSYGPHFGEESPLVGKRGSGTIFITWCCMRCIYCQNYSISQLGEGTETSNEDLAKMMLSLQNQGCHNINIVTPTHVVPQILSALEIAVGKGLNIPLVYNTGGYDSAETLKILNGIFDIYMPDMKYGDRTTAAKLSKISNYPKINQDAVLEMHRQVGDLVLDGNGIAQRGLLIRHLVLPDNLAGTEKVLEFIAKKISKNTYLNIMDQYNPHHKAFKKPPLNKRIISNEYNYALKLAKKYGLNRLDSKKPISFIRIF